The following are encoded in a window of Candidatus Nezhaarchaeota archaeon genomic DNA:
- a CDS encoding AAA family ATPase, with product MRVVRAPRRDDYVDLVFKDLRIDEHNAPCFILEGEEVSIWDEPYVYYHSRSPIDYVREQLLLCEEKGVDPFPSVVGKAREKELVKTALMSGSSILFKGSKGYGKTTFSKAIAQLLPSKLLAVKGCKVNDDPTRPICFSCKRKLTEEERVELAWVPRIWVRVPGDPMMTTRQLIGGVSIQKIREGYDLDHPEVFVPGRVLKANRGVSYFDELGAIPSQLQTLLHELIEEGQVTTTEGEIVPMKVNSVVIAATNPANYRGTNPIKEPLLDRVEVIEVGPPDTLEDEVEIGLRNMYLSKEKGEKPSLPPWHAKVLARIVRIARDRERYEVARRIVSEPSCRATIKLFDHVTSAAIRRGGRVPLLKDYGPRYDYVKLSLAGRMEVSYEMKDRKDELVERLVEEALNLSLRELYSAIPQEDFDSLIKELKASAINNYRIPVSLDYVDRLKPQPTLNKVLSAVMPEAAIDEEYFLSALEMLLEAISRCTNLIRREGESYLFKDVGAGLEARVPSMRGPP from the coding sequence ATGAGGGTGGTAAGGGCGCCAAGAAGAGACGACTACGTGGACCTGGTCTTCAAGGACTTGAGGATAGACGAGCACAACGCCCCCTGCTTCATCCTAGAGGGGGAGGAGGTGAGCATATGGGACGAGCCGTACGTCTACTACCACTCCCGCTCCCCCATAGACTACGTGAGAGAGCAGCTACTGCTCTGTGAGGAGAAGGGGGTAGACCCCTTCCCAAGCGTAGTTGGGAAGGCTAGGGAAAAGGAGCTCGTGAAGACGGCTCTAATGTCAGGCTCCTCGATCCTCTTTAAGGGGTCTAAGGGGTACGGGAAGACCACGTTCTCTAAGGCCATAGCTCAGCTACTACCTAGTAAACTGCTCGCCGTTAAGGGCTGCAAGGTAAACGACGACCCAACCCGCCCGATATGCTTTTCATGTAAGCGTAAGCTAACCGAGGAGGAGAGGGTTGAGTTGGCCTGGGTGCCGAGGATATGGGTGAGGGTCCCGGGCGACCCAATGATGACCACCCGCCAGCTCATAGGGGGGGTCTCGATTCAGAAGATTAGGGAGGGCTATGACTTAGACCACCCAGAGGTCTTCGTGCCCGGGAGGGTGCTGAAGGCCAATAGGGGGGTTAGCTACTTCGACGAGCTGGGGGCTATCCCAAGCCAGCTCCAGACGCTCCTACATGAACTAATCGAGGAGGGGCAGGTGACGACGACGGAGGGGGAGATAGTCCCGATGAAAGTTAACAGCGTAGTCATAGCGGCGACCAACCCGGCCAACTACAGGGGCACCAACCCTATTAAGGAGCCGCTCCTAGATCGAGTCGAGGTAATAGAGGTAGGCCCGCCGGACACCCTAGAGGATGAGGTAGAGATAGGGCTTAGGAACATGTACCTATCTAAGGAGAAGGGGGAGAAGCCTAGCCTACCTCCATGGCACGCCAAGGTGCTAGCGCGAATAGTCAGGATAGCTAGGGACAGAGAGAGGTACGAGGTCGCCCGCCGAATAGTTAGCGAGCCTTCCTGCAGAGCTACGATTAAGCTCTTCGACCACGTTACCTCAGCCGCCATTAGGAGAGGGGGGAGGGTGCCTCTCCTAAAGGACTACGGGCCTAGGTACGACTACGTAAAGCTCTCCCTAGCCGGGAGGATGGAGGTAAGCTACGAAATGAAGGATAGGAAGGACGAGCTCGTAGAGAGGCTCGTAGAGGAGGCCTTAAACCTCTCGCTGCGCGAACTATACAGCGCTATTCCTCAGGAGGACTTCGACTCCTTGATTAAGGAGCTCAAGGCCTCAGCTATCAACAACTACAGGATCCCGGTGTCGCTAGACTACGTCGACCGCCTCAAGCCCCAGCCGACCTTGAACAAGGTGCTGAGCGCCGTGATGCCCGAGGCCGCGATCGATGAAGAGTACTTCCTATCAGCCCTGGAAATGCTCCTAGAGGCTATCTCTAGGTGCACCAACCTAATAAGGAGGGAGGGGGAGAGCTACTTGTTTAAGGATGTAGGTGCGGGGCTTGAAGCCAGAGTGCCGTCTATGCGAGGACCTCCCTAA
- a CDS encoding double-stranded DNA-binding protein translates to MSEDVELELLKHRALKKRMQEALRGREEGQVADVAAEDPRSIVASRLVGRGAEVLQAAEEQYPQVAAAVVRELAKLIKQGRIEEAITGEELYSIFLSLGFRVRLPTKIYYEKHGERRGLSDLIRERLSSEGS, encoded by the coding sequence TTGAGCGAGGACGTAGAGCTGGAGTTATTGAAGCACCGCGCCCTTAAGAAGAGGATGCAGGAGGCATTAAGAGGGAGGGAGGAGGGCCAAGTGGCGGACGTAGCAGCTGAGGACCCTAGGTCTATCGTAGCCTCGCGCCTCGTGGGGCGGGGCGCTGAGGTACTTCAGGCGGCTGAGGAGCAGTACCCTCAAGTAGCCGCCGCCGTGGTTCGAGAGCTAGCTAAGCTAATTAAGCAGGGGAGGATCGAGGAGGCAATTACTGGTGAAGAGCTCTACTCTATATTCCTAAGCCTAGGCTTTAGAGTGAGGCTGCCCACCAAGATATATTATGAGAAGCACGGGGAGCGGAGGGGGCTGAGCGACTTGATAAGGGAGAGGCTATCGAGTGAAGGTAGCTAG